The Strix aluco isolate bStrAlu1 chromosome 1, bStrAlu1.hap1, whole genome shotgun sequence genome has a window encoding:
- the ALDH5A1 gene encoding succinate-semialdehyde dehydrogenase, mitochondrial codes for MASLLRRRAAAARLLFLPPAPPGPVAARHGSWALPAALVRRGGLVGGRWVETPAAFPVQDPASGEELGRVADCGAAEARAAVRAAHEAGAAWSRLPAKERSVRLRRWYELMVENKDELARIITAENGKPLKEAQGEILYSASFLEWFAEEARRVYGDVVPASVKDRRILVLKQPVGVAAIITPWNFPSAMITRKVGAALAAGCTVVVKPAEDTPLSALALGELANQAGIPAGVYNVVPCSRQQTAAVGEVLCTDPLVAKISFTGSTATGKILLKHAAGTVKRVSMELGGHAPFIVFDSANVDHAVAGALASKYRNSGQTCVCTNRFLVQKGIHDKFVEKFAKAIERELHVGNGFDAKTTQGPLINEKAVEKVERHIKDAVSQGASIVTGGKRHSLGKNFFEPTLLSNVTTKMLCTQEETFGPLAPVIKFETEAEAIAIANAVNVGLAGYFYSQDPAQIWRVAEQLEVGMVGVNEGIISSVEGPFGGVKESGLGREGSKYGIDEYLELKYVCFGGL; via the exons ATGGCGAGCCTCTTACGGCGGCGGgcagccgccgcccgcctcctctttcttcccccgGCACCCCCGGGCCCGGTGGCGGCACGACACGGCAGCtgggcgctgcccgccgccctgGTGCGCCGGGGCGGCCTGGTGGGCGGCCGCTGGGTGGAGACGCCCGCCGCTTTCCCCGTGCAGGACCCGGCCAGCGGCGAGGAGCTGGGCCGGGTGGCCGACTGCGGGGCGGCCGAGGCGCGGGCGGCCGTGAGGGCCGCGCACGAGGCCGGCGCCGCCTGGAGCCGCCTCCCCGCCAAG GAGAGGAGCGTGCGCCTCCGCAGGTGGTACGAGCTGATGGTGGAGAACAAGGACGAGCTGGCGAGGATCATAACGGCCGAGAAC GGAAAGCCTCTGAAAGAAGCACAGGGTGAAATCCTGTATTCTGCCTCGTTTCTGGAGTGGTTTGCGGAGGAAGCTCGCCGGGTTTATGGTGATGTTGTTCCAGCATCCGTGAAAGACAGAAGAATCCTGGTACTGAAGCAGCCAGTGGGAGTGGCAGCCATTATAACCCCA TGGAATTTCCCCAGTGCTATGATTACCCGGAAGGTTGGTGCAGCTCTGGCAGCTGGCTGTACGGTGGTAGTGAAACCTGCAGAGGACACACCTTTATCTGCATTAGCTCTTGGAGAG CTTGCAAACCAGGCTGGAATTCCAGCAGGAGTGTATAATGTTGTTCCTTGTTCCAGACAACAGACAGCAGCTGTAGGGGAAGTTCTGTGCACTGATCCATTGGTAGCCAAAATATCTTTTACTGGCTCTACAGCAACAGGAAAG ATACTGCTGAAACACGCAGCTGGCACTGTGAAGCGAGTTTCCATGGAGCTTGGAGGACATGCTCCTTTTATAGTGTTTGACAGCGCCAATGTGGACCATGCTGTTGCAGGAGCCCTTGCTTCTAAGTATAGAAACTCAGGGCAG acCTGTGTTTGCACAAACCGTTTCCTGGTGCAAAAGGGAATCCATGACAAATTTGTGGAAAAGTTTGCTAAAGCTATAGAGAGAGAACTACATGTCGGAAATGGATTTGATGCAAAAACTACCCAAGGGCCACTAATTAATGAGAAAGCAGTGGAGAAG GTAGAGAGACACATTAAGGATGCAGTTTCTCAAGGAGCATCTATTGTGACTGGAGGGAAACGACACAGCTTGGGGAAGAATTTCTTTGAGCCAACATTACTTAGTAATGTTACAACAAAAATGCTTTGCACCCAAGAGGAGACATTTGGCCCTTTAGCACCAGTTATCAA ATTTGAGACTGAAGCAGAAGCTATCGCTATAGCAAACGCAGTTAATGTGGGTTTAGCAG GATATTTTTACTCCCAAGACCCAGCTCAGATCTGGAGAGTTGCAGAACAACTGGAAGTTGGAATGGTTG